Below is a window of Gossypium hirsutum isolate 1008001.06 chromosome A12, Gossypium_hirsutum_v2.1, whole genome shotgun sequence DNA.
ATGTCGAACTTCTACGACAAGGTTACTGGCAAAGGTTGGTTGCGCCGCCACGACGGAGTGGCTGCGTTCACCGTCACTGAAGTGGCAGCCACTCTCACAGTGGCGACACTAGTAATTATCTTTTTTTCATGGTTGGTTAAGAAACTCATCATCAAAACCAAGCCGTCGCTGCCACTGCCACCAGGCCCGATAGGCTGGCCGATACTCGGCCACCTCCTTTTCATCAAACCCGATTTCCTCCAATACGTAACCAAGCAATCCCAAATCCACGGCCCTATCATCAAGCTTCAGCTGGGAAGAAAAGTTTACATCATCATAAGCTCACCATCAATTGCAAAACAAATCCTCAAAGACCACGACGCCATCTTCGCCAACCGCGACATTCCGGTTGCGGCCATAAAAGGAACCTTCGGCGGACTCGACATTGTGTGGAGATCCAACGGCCCAGAGTTACACAAGCTACGGAAGCTCGTCGTAAGTGAAATCATGAGCAACAAAAGCCTCGATGCTTGCTACGAGTTCCGCCGACGAGAGATCCAATATATGGTGAAGAATATCCATGGGAAAATCGGGTCACCCATTAACCTCAGTGAACAAATATTCTTAACAGCGTTCAACGTTACAATTAACATGCTATGGGGTGGTTCGCTGAACGGAGAAGAATCGAACCTTGGGCTTGAATTTAGGGATCAATTCAAGGAATTTGTGAAATTGATGGTAGAACCCAACATTTCTGATATGTTCCCGATGCTTAGGCCATTCGATTTACAAGGAATTGAATCCAAGGCCAAAAAGCATATTTCATGGTTATATGGGTTTTTCGAATTGGTGATAGAGCAACGAAAGCTCGGAGAGGGACCAAACATGGCTGATAGTAAGGATTTTTTGCAGCAATTGTTGGAGCTGAACCAAACAGGAGATGTCAAAACTTCATTATCCATGAAGGAAATAAACGCTATGCTGCTGGTAAGCATACACACTAAATTTGAAATCCGGGATTCTAAAAATAAAACTACATTACTGAacttcaaaatttacaaaaactATAAAGGATTATTACGTATTTTAacgttatatatatatagataaaattttactttgatATGTAGAGATATTGGattgataaaaaattttatgTGTATGAGAAGTGcaaatatattgataaattcacctgttgaacttttaaaatatttatcataagaTGTTACCGAAGGGTTCAACACCACTTAAGTTTTACATttgatatatatacacatatgggGAGGGATCCACCTACACCGGTATACACTTAagtttttatatgattaatattttaaccgTCTAACTGTTTTTCATGTTCCATTTATATAAATCATTCAtgttaaatttgaaataaattaaaattttctaactatttattatgtataaaaaaactttaaaccaTTCAATAAGTATTAATACAGACACCTTTTTAGATCGATATAATAGAGATATcgaattaatttgaaatttacatGAATGATAAGTACGATTATATCGATAAATTCAACAGTTGATTTGTTCAAATATTAAACGTATAAATATATACGGAAATGTGTAAATTACTCCAGTTCCACATCGATGTAAGTTGATCCCTTcccatacatataaatatatatgtatatatataggtatgGTTTAAAAAAAGCACATAGCAATCcatgaaattggttggtatagTTATAAACGATATGATTTAGGAGATTTATGGTATCTTCTGTAAGGTGTGTAATGAAACTTCAAAAATTAGtcgatttttcaaaaataaatattagtaaCCGAGCTAATttaaagataaagttttaataatCCAACCGGTTCTGatttatatgaaaaaataaagaacattgacagatttcattatttttgttaaaatatatttaggtttaggctttgaataaactatagacacattgttattatttttatttcaataaaatttaggattttatctCTAaacaagttaatttttttatttaaagtcttaatttaactattaatatcaaaaatatttttggtcAAAATTTATCAACTTGAAATGTTAATTTAAATGTCATCATATGATGtgataatttttgataaaaataaacgtgataagttaataaaatttaactaaaataaagtgttaaatgACCAAACtgcaaattttaaattgaaaatatattgaataaaTCTCAAAGTAGAAGTATTTTGACCTTTGAATAAAGTTACATTTAATTGGATTGGAACTTattttaaagtatataaaatttataatataaaatcaattaattcggctattgatataaaaataaacattcaACCTAcgtaatgaattttaatttaacagACTAATCAAAAGCAaattaatagaattaaattaattaaattattttgattttatcgattaatatgattttaattaagTTTGTTTAACTTTAATCCTTTTGTCTTTAATTGTGAGTATAGAATATTGTAACCGGCGCTACGGACACAACATTTACAACAATAGAATGGGCGATGACAGAATTACTACGACACCcaaataaattgcaaagagtaGTTGAGGAATTGGATGCAATAATCGGTGACCAAAACATCGTTGAAGAGTTTCATCTTCCTCGCTTACTCTATTTAGAAGCTGTGGTGAAAGAGACGTTACGAATTCACCCACCGGCTCCTTTGCTAATGCCACACATGTCGAGTGAGACCACTATCATAGCCGGTTACACTATCCCTAAAAATTCCAATATTTACTTCAACGTGTGGGCAATACAAAGAGACGCCGAGTTCTGGGAAGACCCACTTCAATTCGAGCCGGAAAGGTTTTTGAATGTCATTGAGAAAAGGAATTATAAGGGAAATAGTTTCGATTTTTTCCCGTTTGGATCGGGGAGGAGGATTTGTGTTGGGATTTCAATGGCAGAGAAAATTATTATGCTGATGTTGGCGACGTTGTTGCATTGTTTTGAATGGGAATTGCCAAACGGGCGAAAACCTGATGTGAAAGAGAAGCTACATTTGTTATTGTCAAAGGTAGAGCCGCTTGTTGTCGTGCCTATTTCACGTTCCTCTAAGTGGCGACATTGTGGTTAAAACATGCTTTTTGTCACTATACTTTTAATAACTTTAGAATTTAATACTTGTTATTTTATTTCCATAAATTTATTTCTCTACTTTTTTTATTAGTATTGTAATAACCATTTTCTATTCGAGTTATGCTCATATCTAGGTTAATTTGAATATCTTTTCaggttaaattttattcaaattttatgttttgtttaaaatttataacttaatctaATTTTGGACTTTGATcatgaatttttcttaaaattccaatgttatgtgtgttttttttaataaaataaaactcgaaatgtgaaaatacatcaaacttagaattttgatttTGAGACTAGTTTATCAATTTTATATTAAGGAGCTCATTATAAATAAgatattttgtgtttattttataaattcaatattaatatgcatatgtggtataatacaatatattatattattataattaaaaagatATTTTGTGTCTTACtatggaattagttatattgtaacaaaattttaatttgatatgtttaattttttaaatttaactcgaacaatttcactcgattcgatttgattcaaCTCGAATTTTATTTAACTTGactcgattcaaaaaaatttaaaatcaaattaaaatgataaaataggactcaaCTCAAAAAACTTTTACTCAacccgatcgaatgctcacccctacatGATCACCGTCAAAAGCAAAAAATTCATGTGTAAAGCGTTCCAAGCTTATTTGAATGCTTTTAGAATTTTTTGGTACAAATATCGTGGAAGCCCTTGTATAAAgtgttagattgtattttgccctatttactcaaaaaataggcaGATTATTCCTTGTATATTATATTAAAGAGAAAACTGatctttttttgttaaaaattttatctatttctattacTAAAATTGACATGGctaacaaaataatcaaacaataaCACATGGCTTGCCACATATGCCTCATGTTGACGTACAAAGACAAGTTTTTTACAATATAATTGTTGAAGGTTAAAGTTAACAGCTAGTGATAAACTACCACGTCAATTTTTCATTAGTCATTTAACGGCTGGTGATAgaaaaagataataattaaataattaaataattattttataactttttatagttgagtAATCAATAATTAAACTTGATTAGGagtataatttatgtttttttttaaatagaagtaTGCGATGGAGAGAGATATATATGAACGATTTTTTATCGCACTAACTCTCCCATCTGCCCTGGAGTACTTTAGCCAACCAGCAGAAATCTCTTTGCAATAAGCTTTCACCAATTCAacaagttacaagataaaatatttagcataattttttgtatttcttcataataattgatatatttttataatgtttgatATTTCTTCATAATTTTCGGTACACTTTAATAATTTTTGGTATTCTCTTATAATTTTGGTATagtttttgaaatgaaaatttaaaatgagaTATAATTTTAGAGTAAAAAGGTTTTCAACGCGACATTTAGACCCaaaaaattaataacttttaaattattatttttcatgctattatttatatatagtgataattttttaaaaattaaaaaatttaataagatCAACCAATTTTTTATAGTCACTTATAATTTTTGGTActctttaatgttttttttattatatttctttgtatttttttatattctctcATAAGTTTTTGGTGATTCCTTGGATACTTATATAGTTGCATTTTTGTCTTGTTGTTTATTTAAAGAGCGTTTTTCATTTTTGGGGTGATTAAAGGTCTAAACTTTgcattttgatttttgtttcaattttgttGGTGAGAAAGCAGTcggaaaatgaaagaaaatacttTAACatcactttatttatttatttaattttttaaaaaaatgttattttcacACTAAAATAAGGTTGTCTAGATCCAGTCTGCCTCATGAATTTTGAATTGATCTACTCCGAATGAAGCggatttttttgtttgaaaaatagACGTGGGACGAGTCGGgtggatttttttcttttgaatagtGGATATGGAGTGACTATGGTAATTTCTTGCCATTTCTGACATGCTCCACTATATACACTTATTGTTTTAtccttatatatataaactattaaaaaggtaaaaatataataatggaatatagaaaaaattcatatattttatgtttaaatatatttttaaagaattatgcttaaatatttacttgacttcaaaaagattaaaaataaaaataagtagcAACAATTAAATTAAACAGAGCGGAGTGGGGTGGAGATGAATGCATCCAACATCCATGAAGGTgatagtaaattttaaaattatacattcatAGTAGAATGATATCACTGGTAAAACAGAGTGTACTAATTATGAAAcaataatgaatttaaaaatatcaGTCTTGCTGCACCCAATTGCCATTCTTTCATCCATCTTTGTATTCAAATTTAGTGATTGAGAGAGTTATCACATAAGTacattttctctaattttttaattacagaatgcgacttttttttttaattaagaagcATCACCTTCAATAGttaataacttatttatt
It encodes the following:
- the LOC107930990 gene encoding cytochrome P450 76T24, whose translation is MSNFYDKVTGKGWLRRHDGVAAFTVTEVAATLTVATLVIIFFSWLVKKLIIKTKPSLPLPPGPIGWPILGHLLFIKPDFLQYVTKQSQIHGPIIKLQLGRKVYIIISSPSIAKQILKDHDAIFANRDIPVAAIKGTFGGLDIVWRSNGPELHKLRKLVVSEIMSNKSLDACYEFRRREIQYMVKNIHGKIGSPINLSEQIFLTAFNVTINMLWGGSLNGEESNLGLEFRDQFKEFVKLMVEPNISDMFPMLRPFDLQGIESKAKKHISWLYGFFELVIEQRKLGEGPNMADSKDFLQQLLELNQTGDVKTSLSMKEINAMLLNIVTGATDTTFTTIEWAMTELLRHPNKLQRVVEELDAIIGDQNIVEEFHLPRLLYLEAVVKETLRIHPPAPLLMPHMSSETTIIAGYTIPKNSNIYFNVWAIQRDAEFWEDPLQFEPERFLNVIEKRNYKGNSFDFFPFGSGRRICVGISMAEKIIMLMLATLLHCFEWELPNGRKPDVKEKLHLLLSKVEPLVVVPISRSSKWRHCG